One genomic region from Leptospiraceae bacterium encodes:
- a CDS encoding sulfatase-like hydrolase/transferase, whose amino-acid sequence MKRYSIIINFLLPLLCLNLFWMGSLLEKREYFYPSSLVVYLIFYIHALYLIFLYSGYAKNVKRIVGVNVGIYILLNIFLILSEMIYTSLKIQVNIDLILYYLANYSVLNSDSSIIFKTMSELFYIRVLFSFFLYFILLTYVYRFLKTVDLQKKGPVYLLYIQFFILLLFYLLYLPRTPAREVKHREYASDSNVSIPFEISKKYNILLFLLEGVSEKSFRESKGNLFVDWVRAEHFFIPIPHSTSSIYSLLTGRISEWKTKPEYKKYYRQYNFIKLYKQDGYNTRFIFSGKKRFENLDKMLSYFEIAVYDEAYIRKQLSKEYKTFTWGIEDKALLDCSEHFYKRTKEPFLHILYFTNTHSPYFNPEPDRFYRRDNSKDKDRYLNIIEYDIKLIQEIIRLTESYYPQKTIYLILSDHGESFGEQGFYKHGFSLFNSEIKVPFYLKYPENKTHTNFHSGTILDVFPTLLSIQKKTIYFQQEGRSLYDKNYSLKLKLHSWGSKDYSGIIENSKKIIYHDLSGKKWETDLDETEIIESP is encoded by the coding sequence ATGAAACGCTACTCTATTATTATCAATTTTCTTTTACCTCTTTTATGTTTGAATCTGTTCTGGATGGGTTCCTTATTAGAAAAAAGGGAGTATTTTTATCCTTCTTCTTTAGTGGTTTATTTGATATTTTATATACATGCTCTTTATCTAATCTTCTTATACTCGGGATATGCAAAAAATGTAAAGCGCATTGTTGGAGTAAATGTGGGTATTTATATTTTATTGAATATCTTTTTAATCCTTTCTGAAATGATTTATACTTCTCTAAAAATACAAGTAAACATTGATTTGATTTTATATTATCTGGCAAACTATTCAGTCTTAAATTCAGATTCATCTATAATATTTAAAACTATGTCGGAACTATTCTATATACGCGTTTTATTTTCTTTCTTTTTATATTTTATACTTTTAACTTATGTATATAGATTTTTAAAAACAGTGGATTTACAGAAAAAAGGTCCTGTTTACTTACTGTATATTCAATTTTTTATTCTTTTACTTTTTTATTTATTATATTTACCGAGAACCCCTGCAAGGGAAGTGAAGCATAGAGAATACGCTTCGGATTCAAACGTATCTATACCTTTTGAAATATCCAAAAAATATAATATTCTGTTGTTTCTGTTAGAAGGAGTGTCTGAAAAGTCTTTCAGGGAAAGTAAGGGGAATCTTTTTGTGGACTGGGTAAGGGCCGAACATTTTTTTATTCCCATTCCGCACAGCACAAGTTCCATTTATTCTTTATTAACAGGTAGAATATCTGAGTGGAAGACAAAACCTGAGTATAAAAAATATTACAGGCAGTATAATTTTATAAAGCTATACAAGCAGGATGGGTATAACACTCGCTTTATCTTTTCCGGTAAAAAAAGGTTTGAGAATCTGGATAAGATGCTGTCTTATTTTGAAATAGCTGTATACGACGAAGCTTATATACGGAAACAGCTTTCTAAGGAATATAAAACTTTTACCTGGGGTATAGAAGATAAAGCCTTATTGGATTGTTCTGAGCATTTTTATAAACGAACAAAAGAGCCTTTTTTGCATATTTTATATTTTACCAATACTCATTCTCCTTATTTCAACCCTGAGCCGGATCGCTTTTATAGAAGGGATAATTCAAAAGATAAGGATAGATACTTAAATATTATAGAATATGATATAAAACTTATACAAGAAATTATACGATTAACAGAAAGCTACTATCCCCAAAAAACTATATACCTTATCTTGTCCGATCACGGAGAGTCTTTTGGAGAGCAGGGCTTCTATAAACATGGTTTCTCCCTTTTTAACTCTGAAATTAAAGTTCCATTTTATTTAAAATATCCGGAAAATAAAACACATACAAACTTTCATTCAGGAACGATATTGGATGTATTTCCGACTTTACTTTCCATACAAAAAAAGACAATTTACTTTCAACAGGAAGGCAGGAGTCTCTACGATAAAAATTACTCCTTAAAACTTAAGCTTCACTCCTGGGGTTCCAAAGACTATTCAGGAATAATAGAAAATAGTAAAAAAATTATATACCATGACTTGTCAGGAAAAAAATGGGAAACCGACCTGGATGAAACAGAGATTATCGAGAGCCCTTAA
- a CDS encoding transglycosylase domain-containing protein, with the protein MTKRRFLQKIFKVIVGTIICILSILSLHSLFLTKNSLRGDNSFILYSSEGIEIQETLNSDGEYSRWIDIKEYPKELIEILLIAEDKHFYYHPGIDLFSILRAFFTNIKAGKIRSGASTIPQQLARLVWKKSIVKNQYIRKLQETYYALLLKLRFSNQAILEAYMNQIPFPFQSQGFFSASRRILKKDIHFITKEEGIGLVVLIRNPYTVEEKYKKRYLHLKNKICPRTCRNELPWIKQSIFGRNVKIKIKQKHSRHYADWIRSIAPDSKEAVYSYFSNDLNLELYKILTNELRQLEAYRAEEAALLVLKVEEENLKLISFIGSSDYESEEAGQVKGNMAIRNAGSTLKTFVYGLGMEKFHWLPNTIFMDEEVSAISMEGTFRPKNNDRKYWGKITLREALASSRNVTAIRALQQVGIEDFYKLLKQQGFSHLQEAPEYYGTGLALGVGGVSLFQLTYLYSSLSTGGVRLPILIGRQGNKEIEYGEKKRVFRERTACILSHILSDKEARRRAFGRRNFLDFPYRVAAKTGTSKDYRDSWAVGYTPEYIVGAWVGNFSGKPMKKISGAVGAGRIFQQIIRHLHRTQKPRFSCFEEYEKIKLCRFSGKIAGPQCAGYDELKVDSSKLEKCKILHSNDSSDLLSSDRVTVLSPSPGEIYLSDETIGSQKQEIPLKIILPQKLDDRYTYRLNDDNRVLLNGNIERLLSLHKGLHRFRLYKSETVIEEFTFEIK; encoded by the coding sequence ATGACAAAGAGAAGGTTCTTACAAAAAATTTTTAAAGTAATTGTAGGAACTATTATTTGTATACTGAGTATTCTTTCTCTACACTCCTTATTTCTTACAAAAAATAGTCTGAGAGGGGATAATTCTTTTATTCTCTATTCTTCTGAGGGAATAGAAATTCAGGAGACTCTGAATTCGGATGGAGAATATTCCCGATGGATAGATATAAAAGAATATCCGAAAGAACTAATAGAGATATTGCTTATAGCTGAGGATAAACATTTTTATTATCATCCGGGTATTGATCTGTTTTCTATCCTGAGAGCTTTTTTTACGAATATAAAAGCAGGGAAAATACGTTCTGGTGCTTCTACTATACCCCAGCAATTAGCAAGGCTTGTATGGAAAAAAAGTATAGTAAAAAATCAGTATATTAGAAAGTTACAGGAAACTTATTATGCTCTTCTTTTGAAACTGCGTTTTTCAAATCAGGCTATACTGGAAGCTTATATGAATCAGATTCCTTTTCCCTTTCAAAGTCAGGGTTTTTTTTCTGCTTCGAGACGAATTTTAAAAAAAGATATTCACTTTATTACAAAAGAGGAAGGAATAGGTCTTGTTGTTTTAATTCGCAATCCGTATACAGTAGAAGAAAAGTATAAGAAGCGCTACTTACATCTAAAAAATAAAATATGTCCAAGAACCTGTAGGAATGAATTACCCTGGATAAAACAGAGTATATTTGGTAGGAATGTAAAAATAAAAATAAAGCAAAAGCACTCAAGGCACTATGCTGATTGGATTCGCTCTATTGCTCCTGATTCAAAGGAAGCGGTCTACTCCTATTTTTCAAATGACCTTAATTTGGAATTATATAAAATACTTACGAATGAATTGAGACAGTTGGAGGCATATAGAGCCGAGGAAGCAGCACTTCTGGTTTTGAAAGTAGAAGAGGAAAATTTAAAACTTATTTCATTTATCGGTTCTTCTGATTACGAGTCCGAAGAAGCCGGACAGGTAAAGGGAAATATGGCTATAAGAAATGCCGGAAGCACCCTGAAAACATTTGTGTACGGACTCGGTATGGAAAAGTTTCACTGGTTACCCAATACTATTTTTATGGATGAGGAAGTAAGTGCCATTTCTATGGAGGGAACTTTTCGACCGAAGAATAATGACAGGAAGTATTGGGGGAAAATTACACTTAGAGAAGCCCTTGCAAGCTCTAGAAATGTAACAGCGATAAGAGCTTTACAGCAAGTTGGTATAGAGGATTTTTATAAATTATTAAAGCAGCAGGGATTTTCGCATTTACAGGAAGCTCCGGAATACTATGGAACAGGGCTTGCCCTGGGTGTGGGAGGAGTAAGTCTTTTCCAATTGACTTATCTTTATTCTTCTCTATCTACCGGGGGAGTAAGGCTACCTATATTAATCGGAAGGCAGGGAAATAAAGAAATAGAATATGGTGAAAAAAAAAGAGTATTTAGGGAAAGAACAGCCTGCATACTTAGCCATATATTATCTGATAAAGAAGCGAGGAGGAGAGCTTTTGGTAGAAGAAACTTTTTAGATTTTCCTTATAGAGTAGCAGCTAAAACAGGAACTTCAAAGGACTATCGGGACTCCTGGGCAGTAGGCTATACACCGGAGTATATAGTAGGGGCCTGGGTTGGCAATTTTTCCGGAAAACCTATGAAGAAAATATCAGGGGCGGTGGGTGCAGGAAGAATCTTTCAACAGATAATACGGCACCTGCATAGAACTCAAAAACCCAGATTTTCCTGCTTCGAGGAATATGAGAAAATTAAACTCTGTCGCTTTAGTGGAAAAATAGCCGGACCTCAATGTGCCGGCTATGATGAACTAAAAGTGGATAGTTCTAAATTAGAAAAGTGTAAAATACTTCACAGCAATGATTCTTCCGACTTGCTTAGTTCCGATAGAGTTACGGTTCTTTCTCCTTCGCCGGGAGAAATTTATCTGTCAGATGAGACTATTGGATCTCAAAAACAGGAGATACCTTTAAAAATTATACTTCCACAAAAACTGGACGATCGGTATACCTATCGACTCAACGATGATAATAGGGTTTTGCTAAATGGCAATATCGAAAGATTGCTAAGCTTGCATAAAGGATTGCACAGGTTTCGCTTGTATAAGAGTGAAACTGTAATTGAAGAATTTACTTTTGAAATAAAATGA
- a CDS encoding ATP-binding cassette domain-containing protein, with the protein MDNLFTTKSLSVGYNKGFIILDNINITIQAGDISALIGPNGSGKSTLVRTLSGLQKPIAGTYQLKEGLTISLVPQVKKMHFEYPLSIRKVLSLEKEARNFSFNKHNFTKEEMEIIEKIGVKPLLSLLVKECSGGQLQKVLIARALLSMPQLIFLDEPMDALDKSSRESILYLFKEYAQKYNSSLFIITHHISETWLNNFNRVFYIEDKTIKEKVFKGSR; encoded by the coding sequence ATGGATAATTTATTCACAACAAAGTCTCTTTCTGTGGGCTATAATAAAGGCTTTATTATTTTAGATAACATTAATATTACAATTCAAGCCGGTGACATTTCAGCTCTCATCGGGCCTAACGGCAGCGGAAAGTCAACCCTGGTAAGAACCTTAAGCGGTTTGCAAAAACCCATTGCCGGCACCTATCAATTAAAAGAGGGACTTACGATTTCTCTGGTTCCGCAGGTAAAAAAAATGCACTTTGAATATCCTTTAAGTATTCGGAAAGTTCTTTCTCTGGAAAAAGAAGCCCGAAACTTTTCTTTCAACAAACATAATTTCACAAAAGAAGAAATGGAAATCATAGAGAAAATAGGCGTAAAGCCTTTACTATCTTTACTGGTAAAAGAATGCAGCGGTGGACAACTACAAAAAGTTTTAATAGCAAGGGCCTTACTTTCTATGCCGCAACTTATCTTTCTGGATGAACCTATGGATGCTCTGGATAAATCTTCCAGAGAATCGATTCTCTATTTATTCAAAGAATATGCTCAAAAATACAATAGTTCTTTATTTATTATAACTCACCACATTTCTGAAACCTGGTTAAATAATTTTAATCGTGTTTTCTATATCGAGGATAAAACAATAAAAGAAAAAGTATTTAAGGGCTCTCGATAA
- a CDS encoding zinc ABC transporter substrate-binding protein has product MFKWIFTFLFLFLSFPAYSKISVVSTTSDLAYIAEQIGGEKVSVFSMIRGSDDPHFVMTRPDYLVKLNKADLFILVGLDLEIGWAPLLIQQSRNLKIQKGQSGYCDASLGIKILGEPAVNVDRSMGDMHIYGNPHYWNDPVNIIRMSNTIEASLSRVDPSNQNYYKKNNKEFKNRIAELTKAEMKKFKPYFGARVAVFHDQFIYLANRFRFTANLSIEEKPGVPPSSRYMEQVIKNMKSNNIKIILIAPYHNIRYANYVSSRVKGSRVLTLPVSVGSLPNTDTYEKALAESLRLIRETLNETGYKK; this is encoded by the coding sequence ATGTTTAAATGGATATTTACTTTTTTATTTTTGTTCTTAAGTTTTCCGGCCTACTCAAAAATTTCAGTTGTAAGTACAACAAGTGATCTGGCCTATATAGCCGAACAAATTGGTGGTGAAAAGGTAAGCGTTTTCTCTATGATACGGGGTTCCGATGATCCTCATTTTGTAATGACGAGACCGGATTATCTGGTAAAACTCAATAAGGCAGACCTATTTATCCTGGTCGGATTGGACTTAGAAATCGGCTGGGCGCCCTTACTTATCCAACAATCCCGTAACTTAAAAATTCAAAAAGGTCAATCCGGTTATTGCGATGCATCTTTAGGAATTAAAATATTAGGAGAACCTGCTGTAAATGTAGACCGCTCCATGGGAGATATGCATATTTATGGAAATCCACACTATTGGAATGACCCGGTCAATATTATTCGAATGTCAAATACCATTGAAGCAAGCCTTTCTCGTGTAGATCCTTCCAATCAGAACTATTACAAGAAAAATAATAAAGAGTTCAAAAATCGCATAGCCGAGCTAACAAAAGCAGAAATGAAAAAATTTAAACCTTATTTTGGAGCCAGAGTAGCTGTATTTCATGATCAATTTATATACCTCGCTAATCGTTTTCGCTTCACAGCAAACTTGAGCATTGAAGAAAAACCGGGAGTTCCTCCTTCTAGCCGCTATATGGAACAGGTCATAAAAAATATGAAGAGTAATAATATTAAAATCATCTTAATAGCTCCCTATCATAATATTCGCTATGCAAACTATGTTTCATCGAGAGTCAAAGGCAGCAGGGTACTAACTTTACCCGTATCGGTAGGATCTCTTCCGAATACAGATACCTATGAGAAAGCCCTCGCTGAATCTTTACGTTTAATCCGAGAAACACTTAATGAAACAGGTTACAAAAAGTAA